In Mustela lutreola isolate mMusLut2 chromosome 1, mMusLut2.pri, whole genome shotgun sequence, one genomic interval encodes:
- the AMBN gene encoding ameloblastin isoform X3, translating into MASLSLETMRQLGSLQGLNMLSQYSRFGFGKSFNSLWMHGLLPPHSSFPWMRPREHETQQYEYSLPVHPPPLPSQPSPQPQQPGQKPFLQSALLTDVQDTAPKEGPQPPAYQGQPPLQQAEGPMLEQQVAPTDKPPKAELPGMDFADLQGPSVFQIARLISRGPMPQNKPSSLYPGIFYMSYGANQLNAPARLGIMSSEEMAF; encoded by the exons ATGGCTAGTTTGAGCCTGGAG ACAATGAGACAGCTGGGAAGTCTGCAGGGACTAAACATGCTTTCTCAG TATTCAAGATTTGGTTTTGGAAAATCATTTAATTCTTTGTGGATGCATGGTCTCCTCCCGCCACATTCTTCCTTCCCATGGATGAGACCGAGGGAGCATGAAACTCAGCAG TATGAATattctttgcctgtgcatcccccaCCTCTCCCATCGCAGCCATCCCCGCAGCCTCAGCAGCCAGGACAGAAACCCTTCCTCCAGTCCGCTCTGCTGACTGACGTCCAGGACACCGCCCCGAAGGAAGGACCTCAGCCTCCGGCTTACCAGGGACAACCGCCCTTGCAGCAGGCAGAAGGGCCGATGCTCGAGCAGCAGGTGGCGCCCACAGACAAGCCACCAAAAGCCGAG CTACCAGGAATGGATTTTGCTGATCTGCAGGGTCCATCG GTGTTCCAAATAGCCCGTTTGATATCTCGGGGACCAATGCCACAAAATAAACCATCGtca CTTTATCCGGGAATATTTTACATGTCCTATGGAGCAAATCAACTG AACGCTCCTGCCAGACTTGGCATCATGAGTTCAGAAGAAATGGCG ttttag
- the AMBN gene encoding ameloblastin isoform X1 has translation MASLSLETMRQLGSLQGLNMLSQYSRFGFGKSFNSLWMHGLLPPHSSFPWMRPREHETQQYEYSLPVHPPPLPSQPSPQPQQPGQKPFLQSALLTDVQDTAPKEGPQPPAYQGQPPLQQAEGPMLEQQVAPTDKPPKAELPGMDFADLQGPSVFQIARLISRGPMPQNKPSSLYPGIFYMSYGANQLNAPARLGIMSSEEMAGGRGSPMAYGAIFPGFGGMRPHLGGMPHNPAMGGDFTLEFDSPVAGTKGPEKGEGGAQGSPLTELDPANPESPALLPEGAPGALGGLLAHPKGNDPNMARGPAGQSGGPLRVTPADADPLMTPGLADIYENYGADVTTPLEETPTDTTASPDTQQTLMPENNAQQPQVMHDVWRFQEP, from the exons ATGGCTAGTTTGAGCCTGGAG ACAATGAGACAGCTGGGAAGTCTGCAGGGACTAAACATGCTTTCTCAG TATTCAAGATTTGGTTTTGGAAAATCATTTAATTCTTTGTGGATGCATGGTCTCCTCCCGCCACATTCTTCCTTCCCATGGATGAGACCGAGGGAGCATGAAACTCAGCAG TATGAATattctttgcctgtgcatcccccaCCTCTCCCATCGCAGCCATCCCCGCAGCCTCAGCAGCCAGGACAGAAACCCTTCCTCCAGTCCGCTCTGCTGACTGACGTCCAGGACACCGCCCCGAAGGAAGGACCTCAGCCTCCGGCTTACCAGGGACAACCGCCCTTGCAGCAGGCAGAAGGGCCGATGCTCGAGCAGCAGGTGGCGCCCACAGACAAGCCACCAAAAGCCGAG CTACCAGGAATGGATTTTGCTGATCTGCAGGGTCCATCG GTGTTCCAAATAGCCCGTTTGATATCTCGGGGACCAATGCCACAAAATAAACCATCGtca CTTTATCCGGGAATATTTTACATGTCCTATGGAGCAAATCAACTG AACGCTCCTGCCAGACTTGGCATCATGAGTTCAGAAGAAATGGCG GGAGGCCGAGGAAGCCCCATGGCCTATGGAGCCATCTTCCCAGGATTTGGAGGCATGAGGCCTCACCTTGGAGGGATGCCCCACAATCCAGCTATGGGTGGAGACTTTACTCTGGAATTTGACTCCCCGGTCGCCGGAACCAAAGGCCCTGAGAAGGGAGAAGGCGGTGCCCAAGGCTCCCCTTTGACCGAGCTCGACCCAGCCAATCCAGAAAGCCCAGCTCTCCTGCCAGAGGGAGCACCTGGAGCCCTTGGAGGGCTTCTTGCTCATCCAAAGGGCAACGACCCCAACATGGCAAGAGGCCCAGCTGGGCAGAGTGGGGGACCCCTCAGGGTCACCCCAGCAGACGCTGACCCACTGATGACCCCTGGATTAGCTGATATTTATGAGAACTACGGTGCTGATGTGACCACACCTCTGGAAGAAACGCCCACAGATACCACAGCCAGCCCGGACACTCAGCAAACGTTGATGCCAGAAAACAACGCACAGCAGCCTCAGGTTATGCACGATGTGTGGCGTTTCCAAGAGCCCTGA
- the AMBN gene encoding ameloblastin isoform X2 translates to MASLSLETMRQLGSLQGLNMLSQYSRFGFGKSFNSLWMHGLLPPHSSFPWMRPREHETQQPSPQPQQPGQKPFLQSALLTDVQDTAPKEGPQPPAYQGQPPLQQAEGPMLEQQVAPTDKPPKAELPGMDFADLQGPSVFQIARLISRGPMPQNKPSSLYPGIFYMSYGANQLNAPARLGIMSSEEMAGGRGSPMAYGAIFPGFGGMRPHLGGMPHNPAMGGDFTLEFDSPVAGTKGPEKGEGGAQGSPLTELDPANPESPALLPEGAPGALGGLLAHPKGNDPNMARGPAGQSGGPLRVTPADADPLMTPGLADIYENYGADVTTPLEETPTDTTASPDTQQTLMPENNAQQPQVMHDVWRFQEP, encoded by the exons ATGGCTAGTTTGAGCCTGGAG ACAATGAGACAGCTGGGAAGTCTGCAGGGACTAAACATGCTTTCTCAG TATTCAAGATTTGGTTTTGGAAAATCATTTAATTCTTTGTGGATGCATGGTCTCCTCCCGCCACATTCTTCCTTCCCATGGATGAGACCGAGGGAGCATGAAACTCAGCAG CCATCCCCGCAGCCTCAGCAGCCAGGACAGAAACCCTTCCTCCAGTCCGCTCTGCTGACTGACGTCCAGGACACCGCCCCGAAGGAAGGACCTCAGCCTCCGGCTTACCAGGGACAACCGCCCTTGCAGCAGGCAGAAGGGCCGATGCTCGAGCAGCAGGTGGCGCCCACAGACAAGCCACCAAAAGCCGAG CTACCAGGAATGGATTTTGCTGATCTGCAGGGTCCATCG GTGTTCCAAATAGCCCGTTTGATATCTCGGGGACCAATGCCACAAAATAAACCATCGtca CTTTATCCGGGAATATTTTACATGTCCTATGGAGCAAATCAACTG AACGCTCCTGCCAGACTTGGCATCATGAGTTCAGAAGAAATGGCG GGAGGCCGAGGAAGCCCCATGGCCTATGGAGCCATCTTCCCAGGATTTGGAGGCATGAGGCCTCACCTTGGAGGGATGCCCCACAATCCAGCTATGGGTGGAGACTTTACTCTGGAATTTGACTCCCCGGTCGCCGGAACCAAAGGCCCTGAGAAGGGAGAAGGCGGTGCCCAAGGCTCCCCTTTGACCGAGCTCGACCCAGCCAATCCAGAAAGCCCAGCTCTCCTGCCAGAGGGAGCACCTGGAGCCCTTGGAGGGCTTCTTGCTCATCCAAAGGGCAACGACCCCAACATGGCAAGAGGCCCAGCTGGGCAGAGTGGGGGACCCCTCAGGGTCACCCCAGCAGACGCTGACCCACTGATGACCCCTGGATTAGCTGATATTTATGAGAACTACGGTGCTGATGTGACCACACCTCTGGAAGAAACGCCCACAGATACCACAGCCAGCCCGGACACTCAGCAAACGTTGATGCCAGAAAACAACGCACAGCAGCCTCAGGTTATGCACGATGTGTGGCGTTTCCAAGAGCCCTGA